Proteins from a single region of Harpia harpyja isolate bHarHar1 chromosome 14, bHarHar1 primary haplotype, whole genome shotgun sequence:
- the TLNRD1 gene encoding talin rod domain-containing protein 1, producing MASGGSGKSSSEVSGGGIPSSGSLQRKKLISICDHCKIKMQLVADLLLLSSETRPVNTESLSVFGESFEKCRDTIIARTKGLSILTHDVQSQLNMGRFGEVGESLMEMGELVVSLTECSAHAAYLAAVETPGAQPAMPGLVDRYKVTRCRHEVEHGCGVLKTTPLADMSPQLLLEVSQNMSKNLKFLTDACVLASEKSKDKFAKEQFKLSVKCMSTSASALLACVKEVKTSPSELTRNRCVLFSGPLVQSVYALVGFATEPQFLGKAATINPEGKAVQTAILGGAMSVVSACVLLTQCLRDIAQHPESSTKMSDYRERLRNSACAVSDGCNLLSQALRERSSPRTLPPVNSNSVN from the coding sequence ATGGCTAGCGGTGGCTCTGGCAAGTCCAGCAGCGAGGTGTCTGGCGGCGGCATCCCCAGCAGCGGTTCCCTGCAGAGGAAGAAGCTCATCTCTATCTGCGACCACTGCAAGATCAAGATGCAACTGGTGGCTGatctgcttctgctgtcgagcGAGACCAGGCCGGTGAACACCGAGAGCCTGTCTGTCTTTGGCGAGTCCTTCGAGAAGTGCAGGGACACGATCATTGCCAGGACCAAAGGACTCTCCATCTTGACCCATGACGTCCAGAGCCAGCTCAACATGGGACGCTtcggggaggtgggggaaagcCTGATGGAGATGGGGGAGCTGGTGGTCTCCCTGACCGAATGCTCTGCCCATGCTGCCTACCTGGCTGCAGTGGAGACTCCGGGGGCCCAGCCTGCTATGCCTGGCTTGGTGGATCGCTACAAGGTGACCCGATGTAGGCATGAGGTGGAGCACGGCTGCGGGGTCCTGAAGACCACCCCTTTGGCAGACATGAGccctcagctcctgctggagGTTTCTCAGAACATGTCCAAGAACTTGAAATTCCTGACAGACGCCTGCGTGCTGGCCAGTGAGAAATCCAAGGATAAATTTGCTAAGGAGCAGTTCAAACTCAGTGTCAAATGTATGAGCACCAGCGCCTCTGCCCTCTTGGCGTGTGTCAAGGAGGTCAAGACTTCACCCAGCGAGCTGACCAGGAACCGATGCGTCTTGTTCAGTGGACCTTTGGTGCAGTCTGTCTACGCTCTGGTGGGCTTTGCCACTGAGCCCCAGTTTTTGGGTAAAGCTGCCACCATTAATCCAGAGGGCAAAGCTGTGCAAACTGCCATCCTAGGAGGAGCCATGAGTGTGGTATCTGCTTGTGTGCTCCTGACCCAATGCCTCAGGGATATAGCCCAACACCCCGAAAGTAGCACCAAAATGAGCGATTACAGGGAAAGGTTGAGGAACTCAGCTTGCGCCGTCTCGGATGGTTGCAACCTGTTATCTCAGGCACTAAGAGAAAGATCTTCACCCAGGACTTTACCGCCAGTGAACTCCAATTCTGTGAATTAA